From Myxococcales bacterium, the proteins below share one genomic window:
- a CDS encoding helix-turn-helix transcriptional regulator, translated as MSPDDLKALRKELSCTAKELAQALDLDQATVLAWEKGELFPTKAYIDRMEALRKNPGAIPKKAKGPGPMNVLADPATWELFRKILAHKKLRDEARKLAQSYPDPGAEE; from the coding sequence ATGAGCCCCGACGACCTCAAGGCCCTTCGCAAAGAGCTCTCCTGCACCGCGAAAGAGCTCGCCCAAGCGCTCGACCTCGACCAAGCCACGGTGCTCGCTTGGGAGAAGGGAGAGCTCTTTCCCACCAAAGCCTACATCGACCGCATGGAGGCGCTCCGCAAGAACCCGGGCGCCATTCCGAAGAAGGCGAAAGGCCCCGGGCCGATGAATGTGCTCGCCGATCCGGCGACGTGGGAGCTCTTTCGGAAGATCCTCGCGCACAAGAAGCTACGGGACGAGGCCAGAAAGCTCGCGCAGAGCTACCCCGACCCCGGGGCGGAGGAGTAG
- the scpB gene encoding SMC-Scp complex subunit ScpB, which translates to MAEATEATAPEGSASPGDVAPSTEESPHEGHESAVTTDADSAPAEVSPEPDGAPRPDDEAGFDPPPPDSAPPTRRKPPARGKKGERPARTDSAPEVKASPIDDSELTETIVWSGTARTDSRPHLEDDDDDVVTSSGASFGAFERDLPDDLEVTVNLTGDLLPVVERDDLSEPTRTSLSEEELQAIESLDPSPMDDGDDDGADALDASAPEAPPPDDGVSVAAKHLRGLVEALVFASDRPLRPGELARRAEAPAKEIRKVLADLQAFYAGRGLQLDEVGGAYTFRTNPVYAPFVRELTGQKPVKLTRAQVETLSILAYRQPITRPEIDDIRGVDSGPVLKMLLERDLIKILGKKDEPGRPILYGTTPQFLEFFGITSLKDLPTLREFTELNDDSKRVVERELGEPYEDVQRALDEEAIEHLPTNDLGPVEELPQADDELDPAAETAASRVDEALREIERASEQADEDEDAPVASDTAGDETAEDESDDDEDDDEDDEDDEDDEDDEDDDEDEDEDDEDDEDDDEDEDDEDDEDDEDDEDDEDDEPTAP; encoded by the coding sequence ATGGCCGAGGCGACGGAGGCGACCGCGCCCGAAGGTTCTGCGAGCCCCGGAGACGTCGCCCCCTCGACGGAAGAGAGCCCTCACGAAGGCCACGAGAGCGCAGTCACGACCGACGCCGACAGCGCCCCGGCCGAGGTCTCCCCGGAGCCCGACGGAGCCCCCCGTCCCGACGACGAAGCGGGGTTCGATCCCCCTCCGCCGGACAGCGCCCCACCGACCCGGCGCAAGCCGCCCGCGCGCGGAAAGAAGGGTGAAAGACCTGCACGGACCGACTCCGCGCCCGAGGTCAAGGCGAGCCCGATCGACGACAGCGAGCTCACCGAGACCATCGTGTGGTCGGGGACGGCGCGGACCGACTCGCGTCCTCACCTCGAGGACGACGACGACGACGTCGTGACGAGCTCCGGAGCGTCGTTCGGGGCGTTCGAGCGCGACCTGCCCGACGACCTCGAGGTCACGGTCAACCTCACGGGCGACCTCTTGCCCGTCGTGGAACGCGACGATCTCTCGGAGCCCACGCGCACGTCGCTCTCCGAAGAAGAGCTCCAGGCCATCGAGTCGCTCGACCCGAGCCCGATGGACGACGGCGACGACGACGGGGCCGACGCCCTTGACGCGAGCGCCCCCGAAGCGCCACCACCCGACGACGGAGTCAGCGTCGCGGCGAAGCACCTCCGCGGCCTCGTCGAGGCCTTGGTGTTCGCGTCCGATAGACCTCTCCGCCCCGGCGAGCTCGCGAGACGCGCCGAGGCTCCTGCCAAGGAGATCCGGAAGGTGCTCGCCGACCTCCAGGCGTTCTACGCGGGGCGAGGTCTCCAGCTCGACGAGGTCGGTGGGGCCTACACGTTCCGGACGAACCCCGTCTACGCGCCATTCGTCCGCGAGCTCACGGGACAAAAGCCGGTGAAGCTCACGCGCGCCCAGGTCGAGACGCTCTCGATCCTCGCCTACCGCCAGCCGATCACGCGCCCCGAGATCGACGACATCCGCGGCGTCGACTCGGGCCCCGTGTTGAAGATGCTCCTCGAGCGGGACCTCATCAAGATCCTCGGAAAGAAGGACGAGCCCGGGCGGCCCATCCTCTACGGCACGACGCCGCAGTTCCTGGAGTTTTTCGGGATCACGTCGCTGAAGGACCTGCCGACGTTGCGCGAGTTCACCGAGCTCAACGACGATTCGAAACGCGTGGTCGAACGCGAGCTCGGCGAGCCGTACGAGGACGTGCAGCGCGCCCTCGACGAAGAGGCGATCGAGCACCTCCCGACGAACGACCTCGGTCCGGTCGAAGAGCTCCCGCAGGCCGACGACGAGCTCGACCCCGCCGCCGAGACCGCCGCATCCCGCGTCGACGAAGCCCTCCGCGAAATCGAACGAGCGTCCGAGCAAGCCGACGAAGACGAAGACGCCCCGGTGGCCTCCGACACGGCCGGCGACGAAACGGCCGAGGACGAAAGCGACGACGACGAAGACGACGACGAAGACGACGAAGACGACGAAGACGACGAAGACGACGAAGACGACGACGAAGACGAAGACGAAGACGACGAAGACGACGAAGACGACGACGAAGACGAAGACGACGAAGACGACGAAGACGACGAAGACGACGAAGACGACGAAGACGACGAGCCCACGGCGCCCTAG
- a CDS encoding segregation/condensation protein A: protein MSDPTELDAGAATYSVSLPQFEGPLDLLLHLCQKHELDILDIPIGFITKKYLEYLAVMQLVHLDVAAEYLVMAATLAHIKSKMLLPAPPPGQEDDLVEEDEEDPREALIRRLLEYQKYKLASQELEAKGIAAQNVFLRGGKIEGDEPEGLPPLAQIPLFRLIEAFQGVLAKSKITITHDIVADRISITDRIHELTAVLEVKRRCVFEELFEGLTSKFDLVITFLALLEMTRLRMTRLFQTDTRSPLYVEYTAAAGDPLPEGLEARSTGAPPPAPSPSAPQPTSDDSAIPPAEAPAVEPPVASPDDEEVVTSSDEDEDEDEDEDEDEDDEDEDDEDDEDDEDDEDDEDEDDEDDEDDGADRAAPSSLDEDDADGGSDASASPPRSEADAEAPSSKRIPEVSEIVGATASEGTTTPDEGEPREPEAPDAVAAAERDLPADLPAEPSPSARDLGTDEAPVAEVEPASGSSSEVPADEPLPTEDVPEAAEVPDGENAGSLASETPGQDAPLDHDEPVDHDAPGDHAAPLDHDEPPATSEPLDHVAPIDHVSPLATSEPLDHVAPVDHVAPLATSEPLDHVAPVDHDAPLATSEPIDHDAPLAASEPIDHDAPLATSESIDHDAPSNARHEAAVATSPAPLDETDVSAPRAAVPEGTVDPASAIVAEGIPSQPLDSQELLAPPAPSPDATTATDGRSVDPEWTHEVPSEASDVMPVAMSSAEPGDTIDSPALPAGTDAPDATLDEEPPFSDPRTADEPNREQT from the coding sequence GTGTCCGACCCGACCGAGCTCGATGCAGGTGCTGCGACCTACTCGGTGAGCCTTCCCCAGTTCGAGGGCCCACTCGATCTCTTGCTCCATCTTTGCCAAAAGCACGAGCTCGACATCCTCGACATCCCCATCGGGTTCATCACGAAGAAGTACCTCGAGTACCTCGCGGTGATGCAGCTCGTGCACCTCGACGTCGCCGCCGAGTACCTCGTGATGGCGGCCACGCTCGCGCACATCAAGTCGAAGATGCTCCTGCCGGCCCCCCCGCCCGGCCAGGAGGACGACCTCGTCGAAGAGGACGAAGAAGATCCGCGCGAGGCCCTCATCAGGCGGCTCCTCGAGTACCAAAAGTACAAGCTCGCGTCGCAAGAGCTCGAGGCGAAGGGGATCGCCGCTCAGAACGTGTTCCTGCGCGGCGGCAAGATCGAGGGAGACGAGCCGGAGGGGCTCCCACCGCTCGCGCAGATCCCGCTCTTTCGCCTGATCGAGGCGTTCCAGGGCGTGCTCGCCAAGAGCAAGATCACGATCACCCACGACATCGTCGCCGACCGCATCAGCATCACGGATCGCATCCACGAGCTCACGGCCGTGCTCGAGGTGAAGCGGCGCTGCGTGTTCGAGGAGCTCTTCGAGGGGCTCACGTCGAAGTTCGATCTCGTCATCACGTTCCTCGCGCTCCTCGAGATGACACGCCTCCGGATGACGCGGCTCTTTCAGACCGACACACGCTCGCCGCTCTACGTCGAGTACACCGCGGCCGCCGGAGATCCGCTGCCCGAAGGGCTCGAGGCCCGCAGCACGGGCGCCCCGCCGCCCGCGCCTTCTCCCTCCGCTCCGCAACCCACGTCGGACGACAGCGCCATACCTCCTGCCGAAGCGCCGGCAGTCGAGCCTCCGGTCGCGTCGCCCGACGACGAAGAGGTTGTGACGAGCTCCGACGAAGACGAAGACGAAGACGAAGACGAAGACGAAGACGAAGACGACGAAGACGAAGACGACGAAGACGACGAAGACGACGAAGACGACGAAGACGACGAAGACGAAGACGACGAAGACGACGAAGACGACGGCGCTGACAGGGCCGCGCCCTCGTCGCTCGACGAGGATGACGCGGACGGTGGGTCGGACGCCAGCGCTTCTCCCCCGCGTTCCGAAGCGGACGCAGAAGCGCCCAGCTCGAAGCGCATTCCCGAGGTCTCGGAGATCGTCGGAGCGACGGCGTCCGAGGGCACCACCACCCCCGACGAAGGTGAGCCTCGCGAGCCGGAAGCTCCTGACGCGGTCGCTGCGGCCGAACGCGATCTCCCCGCTGACCTCCCGGCGGAGCCTTCGCCATCCGCGCGTGACCTCGGCACCGACGAAGCTCCCGTAGCCGAGGTCGAGCCGGCGAGCGGTTCGTCGTCGGAGGTCCCCGCGGACGAACCGCTACCGACGGAGGACGTCCCGGAGGCCGCGGAGGTCCCCGATGGGGAGAACGCGGGCTCGCTCGCTTCGGAGACGCCCGGCCAGGACGCGCCGCTCGATCACGACGAGCCAGTCGATCACGACGCGCCGGGCGACCACGCCGCGCCGCTCGATCACGACGAGCCGCCTGCCACTTCGGAGCCGCTCGATCACGTCGCGCCGATCGACCACGTCTCGCCGCTTGCCACTTCGGAGCCGCTCGATCACGTCGCGCCGGTCGATCACGTCGCGCCGCTTGCCACTTCGGAGCCGCTCGATCACGTCGCGCCGGTCGATCACGACGCGCCACTTGCCACTTCGGAGCCGATCGATCACGACGCGCCGCTTGCCGCTTCGGAGCCGATCGATCATGACGCGCCGCTTGCCACTTCGGAGTCGATCGATCACGACGCGCCGTCGAACGCGAGGCACGAGGCAGCGGTCGCTACATCCCCGGCGCCCCTCGACGAGACGGACGTGTCGGCACCTCGAGCGGCCGTCCCCGAGGGGACCGTCGATCCGGCGAGCGCGATCGTGGCCGAGGGCATCCCTTCGCAACCATTGGATTCTCAAGAACTTTTGGCGCCCCCAGCGCCCTCTCCGGACGCTACGACCGCGACGGACGGACGGAGCGTCGACCCCGAATGGACGCACGAGGTCCCTTCGGAAGCGAGCGACGTCATGCCCGTAGCGATGTCCTCGGCAGAGCCGGGGGATACGATCGACTCCCCTGCCCTGCCTGCGGGCACCGACGCGCCCGATGCCACCCTCGACGAGGAGCCGCCCTTCAGCGACCCTCGCACCGCCGACGAGCCGAACCGTGAGCAAACGTAA
- a CDS encoding ABC transporter ATP-binding protein has protein sequence MGDVLIRFENVHKAFGPKQVYRGLDLTFRRGETTTVMGPSGTGKSVMLKMLIGLLTADTGTIVFDGDEITAMSERKLFDVRRRVAYLFQGAALFDSMSVGDNVAYGLREQYWATMPEKDIVERVAWSLDAVGLPGIEAMRPSDLSGGMRKRVGLARTLALQPEVILYDEPTTGLDPINTARINNLIMSIKRQLKLTSIVVTHDMGTAFSVSDKLVMLNKGRVALYGTPDDFKRTTDDFVRDFIEGKAPEVEDVDTLLSTS, from the coding sequence ATGGGCGACGTGCTCATCCGGTTCGAGAACGTGCACAAGGCGTTCGGCCCGAAGCAGGTCTACCGCGGCCTCGACCTCACCTTCCGTCGCGGCGAGACCACGACGGTGATGGGCCCGTCCGGCACGGGCAAGAGCGTCATGCTCAAGATGCTCATCGGCCTGCTCACGGCCGACACGGGCACGATCGTGTTCGACGGCGACGAGATCACGGCCATGTCCGAGCGGAAGCTCTTCGACGTGCGTCGCCGCGTCGCCTACCTCTTTCAGGGAGCCGCCCTCTTCGACTCGATGTCCGTCGGCGACAACGTGGCGTACGGGCTCCGCGAGCAATACTGGGCCACGATGCCCGAGAAGGACATCGTCGAGCGCGTCGCGTGGTCCCTCGACGCCGTGGGTCTGCCCGGCATCGAGGCGATGCGCCCGTCCGATCTCTCGGGCGGCATGCGAAAACGTGTCGGCCTCGCGCGGACCTTGGCGCTCCAGCCCGAGGTCATCCTGTACGACGAGCCCACGACCGGCCTCGATCCGATCAACACGGCGCGCATCAACAACCTCATCATGAGCATCAAGCGGCAGCTCAAGCTGACGAGCATCGTGGTGACCCACGACATGGGCACCGCGTTCAGCGTCTCGGACAAGCTCGTGATGCTGAACAAGGGGCGCGTCGCCCTCTACGGCACCCCCGACGACTTCAAGCGCACGACGGACGACTTCGTCCGCGACTTCATCGAGGGCAAGGCCCCCGAGGTCGAGGACGTCGACACGCTCCTATCGACCTCGTAA
- a CDS encoding MCE family protein has translation MSKNIKVGIFVTLALLVSGVFVFMIGDNRRMWETKVTFHATFGDVSGLKPGAPIRMAGVDVGTVGEVGHAVDAKDTKIHVTLNIVRSEAGRVRQDPDVSELEAAKKDRPRGTIAKVVNKGLLGDKMIELTVGDQRFPEAVPNTQLRTEEPMDLGKYITKLESIGEKAEKTLGNIERITGSLANDKFSQDLQGTVAAVHDILDAVAHNKDGAAHKLLFDKQEAQKIEALLSNLVVISGNVSAITNDVHGMTTRVNQGPGLAHALLYDEQMAQGVTGSLVELKNTLEAVRTKEGLAHAVVYGDPNTQKVLQNVGAMSDDMRVVVANVRQGKGTIGGLLVDPSIYEDLKAIVGNVERNQVLRALVRYSIKEGEQKPHAETPKLSTPASAPPKAEAQK, from the coding sequence ATGTCGAAGAACATCAAAGTCGGGATCTTCGTGACCCTGGCGCTGCTCGTGAGCGGCGTCTTCGTCTTCATGATCGGCGACAACCGCCGCATGTGGGAGACGAAGGTGACATTCCACGCCACCTTCGGAGACGTCTCGGGCCTGAAGCCGGGCGCGCCCATTCGAATGGCGGGCGTCGACGTGGGCACGGTCGGCGAGGTGGGCCACGCGGTCGACGCGAAGGACACCAAGATCCACGTCACCTTGAACATCGTGCGCTCCGAGGCGGGCCGCGTGAGGCAAGATCCGGACGTGAGCGAGCTCGAGGCGGCGAAGAAGGATCGCCCCCGCGGCACCATCGCCAAGGTCGTCAACAAGGGCCTCCTCGGCGACAAGATGATCGAGCTCACGGTGGGCGATCAGCGCTTTCCGGAGGCCGTGCCCAACACGCAGCTCCGCACCGAGGAGCCCATGGACCTCGGCAAGTACATCACCAAGCTCGAGTCGATCGGCGAGAAGGCCGAGAAGACCCTCGGCAACATCGAGCGCATCACGGGCTCGCTCGCGAACGACAAGTTCTCCCAAGATCTCCAGGGCACCGTCGCTGCCGTCCACGACATCCTCGACGCGGTCGCCCACAACAAAGACGGGGCGGCCCACAAGCTCCTCTTCGACAAACAAGAGGCCCAGAAGATCGAGGCGCTCCTCTCGAACCTGGTGGTCATCAGCGGCAACGTGTCGGCCATCACGAACGACGTGCACGGCATGACCACGCGCGTAAACCAAGGTCCCGGGCTCGCCCACGCGCTCCTCTACGACGAACAAATGGCGCAGGGGGTCACGGGCTCCCTCGTCGAGCTCAAGAACACGCTCGAGGCCGTGCGCACCAAAGAGGGCCTCGCGCACGCCGTCGTGTACGGCGATCCGAACACGCAGAAGGTGCTCCAGAACGTCGGTGCCATGAGCGACGACATGCGAGTCGTCGTCGCCAACGTGCGCCAGGGCAAGGGCACCATCGGCGGCCTGCTCGTCGACCCGAGCATCTACGAGGACCTGAAGGCCATCGTCGGCAACGTCGAGCGCAACCAGGTGCTCCGGGCGCTCGTGCGCTACAGCATCAAAGAGGGCGAACAGAAGCCCCACGCCGAGACGCCCAAGCTCTCGACGCCCGCCTCCGCGCCCCCCAAGGCCGAAGCGCAGAAGTAG
- a CDS encoding glyoxalase: MRDQARACGFYRAVLACEPSLDVPGMTEFSVGGTTLGLMPEAGIVRLLGEAIVSPSSSKVPRAEAYLVVDDPEVHHARALAAGARELLPLGPRDWGHDVSYVADLDEHVLAFARPSR, encoded by the coding sequence GTGCGTGACCAAGCGCGCGCGTGCGGCTTCTACCGCGCGGTCCTCGCCTGCGAACCATCACTCGATGTCCCTGGAATGACTGAGTTTTCTGTCGGTGGGACCACGCTCGGCCTCATGCCCGAGGCGGGCATCGTGCGGCTCCTCGGCGAGGCGATCGTGAGCCCGTCGTCCTCGAAGGTCCCGCGGGCCGAGGCCTACCTCGTGGTCGACGATCCCGAAGTCCACCACGCGCGAGCGCTCGCCGCCGGCGCACGCGAGCTCTTGCCGCTCGGGCCTCGGGACTGGGGGCACGACGTCTCCTACGTGGCCGACCTCGACGAGCACGTGCTCGCGTTCGCCCGCCCCTCGCGCTGA
- a CDS encoding DUF72 domain-containing protein, protein MAAKKRGTDDAQLGLFGAPLDKAPKSRVLPRVLPRDLELAARLPRNVRFGTSSWTFPGWGGVLYEGHPSQADLLADGLRGYAAHPLFRSVGIDRSHYAPLDEPSLADYARGIPEDFRAISKVWDEISVCVFPTHPKYGERAGQSNPSFLSAERFLTEVLPPYERAFTAHAGPFVFEIAPMPPRLVPRPEVFAKKLDAMLTKLPRTFRYAFELRNPELLTEPYLEVLAAHDAAHVLNVWTGMPTLRSQMAVPGLVARAPFFVARLMLPPYTRYETRKESFLPFDRIVEPQLDTRDDVVALVRAAGGRDVTVLVNNKLEGSSPETVRALAEQVVAGV, encoded by the coding sequence ATGGCCGCAAAAAAACGCGGGACGGACGACGCACAGCTCGGGCTCTTCGGGGCGCCCCTCGACAAGGCACCGAAGTCGAGGGTCCTTCCGCGCGTGCTCCCGCGCGACCTCGAGCTCGCCGCGCGGCTCCCTCGGAACGTGCGCTTCGGCACGAGCAGCTGGACCTTCCCGGGGTGGGGCGGCGTGCTCTACGAAGGTCACCCGTCCCAAGCCGACCTCCTCGCCGACGGCCTGCGCGGGTATGCGGCCCATCCGCTCTTTCGTAGCGTGGGCATCGACCGCAGCCACTACGCGCCGCTCGACGAGCCGAGCCTCGCCGACTACGCCCGCGGCATCCCCGAGGACTTCCGCGCGATCTCCAAGGTGTGGGATGAGATCTCAGTGTGTGTGTTCCCGACCCACCCGAAGTACGGCGAGCGCGCGGGGCAATCGAACCCGAGCTTCTTGTCGGCCGAGCGGTTCCTGACCGAGGTGCTCCCGCCGTACGAACGGGCCTTCACGGCGCACGCGGGGCCGTTCGTGTTCGAGATCGCGCCGATGCCCCCGAGGCTCGTGCCCCGGCCCGAGGTCTTCGCGAAGAAGCTCGACGCGATGCTGACGAAGCTCCCGCGCACCTTCCGCTACGCCTTCGAGCTACGGAACCCCGAGCTGCTCACGGAGCCCTACCTCGAGGTGCTCGCGGCCCACGACGCCGCCCACGTGCTCAACGTGTGGACGGGCATGCCTACGCTCCGCTCGCAGATGGCGGTCCCGGGCCTCGTCGCGCGGGCGCCGTTCTTCGTCGCGCGGTTGATGCTGCCGCCGTACACCCGCTACGAGACGCGCAAGGAGAGCTTCTTGCCCTTCGACCGCATCGTGGAGCCCCAGCTCGACACACGCGACGACGTGGTCGCCCTCGTGCGCGCGGCGGGGGGGCGCGACGTGACCGTGCTCGTGAACAACAAGCTCGAGGGCTCGTCCCCCGAGACGGTGCGCGCCCTCGCCGAGCAGGTCGTCGCCGGGGTGTGA
- a CDS encoding patatin-like phospholipase family protein produces the protein MRLGHDETRPLGLVLSGGGARGAFQVGVWKVLRDDPRGLGREPDVVSGTSAGAINGTLIAAGLSPEQMLEFWLDLSERPPIAANPRFFEALRRAVTRIMVSEPGRSFSARKRDLSIMAQVAKKHALYTPSGILAAALEILLTARFDAVGTLLEEIDTPFLFDTTPLRGRLAAAIGGFSVPRGRVKLALNAIDVRSGGVVRIVNAPPGKSAQASRHYRYVENIPLDLVLASASIPLLFRPVSWENRLLWDGGLLVNSPMAPAVALGARTLVPVLVTKLDGRSGAAMTSFGESVERLVDTLLENAYNIDRKLLLARNEIVGRIEHDATWSKVELLSAIRPGDTALFGPGSYLHFERQVLLDMYEAGKKAARDWLAAGPPSDDGARD, from the coding sequence ATGCGCCTCGGCCACGACGAAACCCGCCCGCTCGGTCTCGTGCTCTCGGGAGGTGGCGCGCGCGGAGCGTTCCAGGTCGGGGTGTGGAAGGTCCTGCGCGACGATCCTCGCGGGCTCGGTCGTGAGCCCGACGTCGTCAGCGGGACGAGCGCCGGGGCCATCAACGGGACGCTCATCGCGGCCGGCCTCTCGCCCGAGCAGATGCTCGAGTTCTGGCTCGACCTCTCGGAGCGCCCGCCGATCGCCGCGAACCCGCGGTTCTTCGAGGCGCTCCGTCGGGCCGTCACACGCATCATGGTCTCCGAGCCGGGCCGGAGCTTTTCGGCACGAAAACGAGATCTTTCCATCATGGCGCAGGTCGCCAAGAAACATGCACTCTACACGCCGAGCGGCATCTTGGCCGCGGCCCTCGAGATCTTGCTCACGGCGCGCTTCGACGCGGTCGGCACGCTCCTCGAGGAGATCGACACCCCGTTCCTCTTCGACACGACGCCCCTCCGCGGGAGGCTGGCCGCGGCCATCGGGGGCTTCTCCGTGCCGCGAGGGCGGGTGAAGCTCGCGCTCAACGCGATCGACGTGCGGTCGGGCGGCGTCGTGCGCATCGTCAACGCGCCGCCGGGCAAGAGCGCACAGGCGTCGCGTCACTACCGCTACGTCGAGAACATCCCGCTCGATCTCGTGCTCGCGTCGGCCTCGATCCCGCTGCTCTTTCGGCCCGTTTCTTGGGAAAATCGGCTCTTGTGGGACGGCGGCCTCCTCGTGAACTCGCCCATGGCGCCCGCGGTCGCGCTCGGCGCTCGCACCCTCGTCCCCGTCCTCGTCACCAAGCTCGACGGGCGCTCGGGCGCGGCGATGACCTCGTTCGGCGAATCGGTGGAGCGCCTCGTCGATACGCTCCTCGAGAACGCCTACAACATCGACCGCAAGCTCCTCCTCGCGAGGAACGAGATCGTCGGGCGCATCGAGCACGACGCCACGTGGAGCAAGGTGGAGCTCCTCTCGGCGATTCGCCCCGGCGACACGGCGCTCTTCGGGCCGGGCTCCTACCTCCACTTCGAGCGGCAGGTGCTGCTCGACATGTACGAGGCAGGGAAGAAGGCCGCGCGCGACTGGCTCGCGGCCGGCCCTCCGAGCGACGACGGCGCCCGCGACTGA
- a CDS encoding sigma 54-dependent Fis family transcriptional regulator: MAGIGQATLRTHLGQHHDVRYVLVVKEGPDAGTQLAIEESEGQRILCGTGPLCTLRITDPTVSRRHAAFAKDAAGLHVYDYGSTNGTVINGVSVREALLVGGEEIRLGTTMLEVRVTSVEAGPPASAEPRRFGRMLSVHPAMHRIFRVGEKLAQTTLPYLVEGEGGVGKKVFVESVLESGPTPNEPIVVLEATVLPPETVEAVLFGVTAEASKDGVERPGLFAEAGRGVVIIDGPCDLDPAIQRKLLRTIERGEYSRVGDTKVETTKARIVATSREDVDRAVELGRLREDLFQRLAAARVEVPSLRTRTGDVELLAEHVWATLSERKDSLPGDVLTRLQKHSWPGNVRELESAVQRQFAVGEAFAAPSASRVTAEGATLGLHAYVEGGLPLVRAREELVRDFERAYVAHMLERHGGNVRRAAAAAGVAHRYFQLLKSRLT, from the coding sequence ATGGCCGGAATCGGACAAGCGACGCTGCGAACCCACCTCGGTCAGCACCACGACGTTCGTTATGTGCTCGTCGTCAAAGAGGGGCCCGACGCCGGCACCCAGCTCGCCATCGAGGAGAGCGAGGGCCAGCGAATTTTGTGCGGCACGGGCCCCCTCTGCACCCTTCGAATCACCGATCCCACCGTGTCTCGGCGCCACGCGGCCTTCGCGAAAGACGCCGCCGGCCTCCACGTCTACGACTACGGCTCCACGAACGGCACGGTGATCAACGGGGTGTCCGTGCGCGAAGCGCTGCTCGTGGGCGGCGAAGAGATCCGCCTCGGCACGACCATGCTCGAGGTGCGCGTCACGTCGGTCGAGGCCGGGCCCCCCGCTTCGGCGGAGCCGCGCCGCTTCGGGCGCATGCTGTCGGTGCACCCCGCGATGCACCGTATTTTCCGCGTCGGGGAGAAGCTCGCGCAGACGACGCTCCCCTACCTCGTCGAGGGCGAAGGGGGCGTCGGAAAGAAGGTCTTCGTCGAGTCCGTGCTCGAGTCGGGCCCGACCCCGAACGAGCCCATCGTGGTGCTCGAGGCCACCGTGCTCCCACCCGAGACGGTCGAGGCCGTGCTTTTCGGCGTGACCGCGGAAGCATCGAAAGACGGCGTCGAGCGCCCTGGTCTCTTCGCCGAGGCGGGCCGCGGCGTGGTCATCATCGACGGCCCCTGCGACCTCGATCCGGCCATCCAGCGCAAGCTCCTCCGCACGATCGAACGCGGCGAGTACTCCCGCGTCGGCGACACCAAGGTGGAGACCACGAAGGCTCGCATCGTCGCCACGTCCCGCGAGGACGTCGACCGCGCCGTCGAGCTCGGGCGCCTCCGCGAAGATCTCTTCCAGCGGCTCGCCGCGGCGCGCGTCGAGGTGCCCTCGCTGCGCACCCGCACGGGAGACGTCGAGCTGCTCGCCGAGCACGTGTGGGCCACGCTATCGGAACGAAAGGACTCGCTCCCGGGCGACGTGCTCACCCGTTTGCAGAAGCACTCTTGGCCCGGCAACGTGCGCGAGCTCGAGTCGGCCGTGCAGCGCCAGTTCGCCGTCGGCGAGGCCTTCGCGGCTCCGTCGGCCTCGCGTGTCACGGCGGAGGGCGCCACCTTGGGCCTCCACGCGTACGTCGAGGGCGGGCTACCGCTCGTGCGCGCGCGCGAAGAGCTCGTGCGGGACTTCGAGCGTGCCTACGTGGCGCACATGCTCGAGCGCCACGGCGGGAACGTGCGGAGGGCCGCGGCCGCCGCGGGCGTCGCGCACCGGTACTTCCAGCTCCTCAAGTCACGCCTCACCTGA
- a CDS encoding alpha/beta fold hydrolase yields the protein MTETIATLREVVLSPLDLAHRVPEGVRPGDDVVVLVHGFMATAGVFRPMRRALEERARAKVASFSHAPGEGVERIAKKLHRLVEKLPEGVRLHLVGHSLGGLVARYYVQELGGAAKVTQTISIASPFFGTKVAHLFPLLVGKDLHRESEVLARLRARAHEHEVPHLSLLAEADRVVVPETSAMFPVGEVVSFRDRGHNSLLYDPRSIDLIVERVRGVDPCPKSRRLHTI from the coding sequence TTGACCGAAACGATCGCGACCTTGCGCGAGGTCGTTTTGTCTCCACTCGATCTCGCGCACCGCGTGCCCGAAGGAGTGCGACCGGGCGACGACGTGGTCGTGCTCGTCCACGGCTTCATGGCCACCGCGGGCGTGTTCCGCCCGATGAGGCGCGCTCTCGAAGAACGCGCGCGCGCCAAGGTCGCGAGCTTCTCCCACGCGCCCGGCGAGGGTGTGGAGAGGATCGCGAAGAAGCTCCACCGCCTCGTCGAGAAGCTCCCCGAGGGCGTGCGTCTCCACCTCGTCGGCCACTCGCTCGGCGGCCTCGTGGCGCGCTACTACGTGCAGGAGCTCGGCGGCGCCGCCAAGGTCACGCAGACGATCTCCATCGCGAGCCCCTTCTTCGGCACCAAGGTGGCGCACCTCTTCCCGCTGCTCGTCGGCAAGGATCTCCACCGCGAGAGCGAGGTGCTCGCGAGGCTTCGCGCGCGGGCCCACGAGCACGAGGTCCCTCACCTTTCGCTGCTCGCCGAGGCCGACCGCGTCGTCGTGCCCGAGACGTCGGCCATGTTCCCGGTGGGAGAGGTCGTGAGCTTCCGCGACCGAGGCCACAACTCGCTCCTCTACGATCCCCGCTCGATCGACCTCATCGTCGAGCGCGTGCGTGGGGTCGATCCCTGCCCCAAATCCAGGCGTCTCCACACGATTTGA